Proteins co-encoded in one Arthrobacter sp. ERGS1:01 genomic window:
- a CDS encoding potassium channel family protein, whose amino-acid sequence MLVVIVGAGSVGCSIARELLSHGHELLLIDPKPEVIGKSGLRGARWLVGDACEISTLREAKLEEADVVVSATGDDKVNLVVSLLAKTEFGVGRTVGRVNNPKNDWMFDDSWGVDVAVNTPRLMTALVEEAVEIGDLVRLLTLQAGVASLVEFTVPGESHVIGRMVGAVDWPQDATLVAILRDEAPITPSNDDVIEGGDELFFISTIAAEDELRALLSSDPGLAG is encoded by the coding sequence GTGCTAGTTGTCATTGTGGGGGCCGGCAGCGTTGGCTGCTCCATTGCCCGCGAACTGCTCTCGCACGGCCACGAGCTGCTGCTGATCGACCCCAAGCCCGAGGTGATCGGCAAGAGCGGGCTGCGCGGCGCGCGCTGGCTCGTGGGTGATGCCTGCGAAATCAGCACCCTGCGGGAGGCCAAGCTGGAGGAGGCCGACGTCGTGGTCTCCGCCACGGGGGATGACAAGGTCAACCTGGTGGTCTCGCTGCTGGCCAAGACCGAATTTGGCGTGGGCCGCACCGTGGGGCGCGTGAACAATCCCAAGAACGACTGGATGTTTGACGACTCCTGGGGCGTTGATGTGGCAGTGAACACCCCGCGCCTGATGACGGCGCTGGTGGAGGAGGCCGTGGAGATCGGCGACCTGGTGCGCCTGCTGACTTTGCAGGCCGGTGTGGCCTCCCTCGTGGAGTTCACGGTCCCCGGGGAATCCCACGTAATTGGCCGCATGGTGGGTGCCGTGGACTGGCCGCAGGATGCCACCCTGGTGGCGATCCTGCGCGACGAGGCCCCCATAACGCCCAGCAACGACGACGTGATCGAGGGCGGGGACGAGCTGTTCTTCATCTCCACGATCGCCGCCGAGGACGAGCTTCGGGCGCTCCTGTCCTCCGATCCCGGCCTGGCGGGCTAG
- a CDS encoding potassium channel family protein: MAHFVIMGCGRVGATLAHTLEDSGHSVAIIDQDERAFRRLRTGFGGRKITGVGFDQATLKQADIENAYAFAAVSSGDNSNILATRVARETFHVEHVVARIYDPGRAEIYQRLGIPTVAAVRWSADQVLRRILPETAIKGDFREPSGRLILTELSLNDGWIGRHIDDLENAAPLRVAYLTRFGEGMLPGPDTSYQQGDTVHAMVQGTDTAEVARILAAPPVKEN; this comes from the coding sequence TTGGCACACTTTGTGATCATGGGCTGCGGACGCGTGGGGGCCACCCTGGCCCACACCCTGGAAGATTCCGGCCATTCCGTGGCCATCATCGACCAGGACGAACGCGCCTTCCGCCGCTTGCGCACAGGCTTCGGCGGTCGCAAGATCACCGGCGTCGGCTTTGACCAGGCCACCCTGAAGCAGGCCGACATTGAGAACGCCTACGCCTTTGCCGCGGTCTCCAGTGGTGACAACTCCAACATCCTGGCCACCCGCGTGGCCCGGGAGACCTTCCATGTGGAGCACGTGGTGGCGCGGATCTACGATCCCGGCCGCGCCGAGATCTACCAGCGCCTGGGCATCCCCACGGTCGCGGCCGTGCGCTGGAGCGCCGACCAGGTGCTGCGCCGGATCCTGCCCGAAACCGCCATCAAGGGCGATTTCCGGGAGCCTTCCGGCCGGCTGATCCTGACCGAGCTTTCGCTCAATGACGGCTGGATTGGCCGGCACATTGACGACCTGGAAAATGCGGCGCCCCTGCGGGTGGCCTACCTGACCCGCTTTGGCGAGGGCATGCTGCCCGGACCCGACACCAGTTACCAGCAAGGTGACACCGTCCATGCCATGGTGCAGGGCACAGACACGGCGGAGGTGGCCCGGATCTTGGCGGCCCCGCCGGTAAAGGAGAATTGA
- a CDS encoding APC family permease has protein sequence MTLAPRGTSVTRVLNFFNAFKRVLVGRPFRNDKLAHTLLPKRIALPVFASDALSSVAYAPDEILLTLALAGVASVALAPWVGLAVMVVLLTVVASYRQNVHAYPSGGGDYEIANVNLGKSAGLTVASALLVDYVLTVAVSMSSAANYLATAVPGMHGTQAVVAVIGVIVLALVNLRGIKEAGSVFAVPTYIFMFCIFAMTGVGLFQAATGSLGRAPSADFTIVPEAAFNQGLVGLAGAFLLLRAFSSGAAALTGVEAISNGVPNFKKPKSKNAATTLLLLGAMAAGMMAGILFLANATGVHIVADPATEFLVNGQPPAAGYVQNPSISQIAGTIFGIGSIPFFIIVAATGVILVFASNTAFNGFPVLASILARDGYLPRQLRTRGDRLAFSNGVILLAIGALVLIISFDADVTKLIQLYIVGVFISFTASQIGMVRHWTRELRTVKDKAVRFRMKRSRVINSVGFFMTLTVLIIVLITKFEQGAWIALLAMAVLFAIMWSIHAHYTNVAKELAVETDSTVGALPSRIHAIILVSHVRKPVMRALAFARASRPSSLEAITVDLDPAETEATIADWDRLSIPVPLTVLASPYRETLTPLISHIKAMRRDSPRDLIVVYIPEYVVGKWWEQLVHNQTALRIKTRLHFEPGVVVASVPWQLKSSTDAKKYQE, from the coding sequence ATGACTTTAGCCCCGCGAGGGACTAGCGTTACCCGCGTGCTGAATTTCTTCAACGCGTTCAAGCGAGTCCTTGTCGGGCGGCCCTTCCGCAACGACAAGCTCGCCCATACGCTGCTGCCCAAACGTATCGCGCTGCCCGTTTTTGCCTCGGACGCGCTGTCCTCGGTGGCGTATGCGCCCGACGAAATCCTCCTGACCCTGGCCCTGGCCGGCGTCGCCTCGGTGGCCCTGGCGCCCTGGGTGGGCCTGGCCGTCATGGTGGTGCTGCTCACGGTGGTGGCCTCCTACCGGCAAAATGTCCACGCCTACCCGTCCGGCGGCGGCGACTATGAGATCGCGAACGTCAACCTTGGCAAGTCGGCCGGCCTGACGGTGGCGTCGGCCCTGCTGGTCGACTACGTGCTGACGGTGGCCGTGTCGATGTCCTCGGCCGCCAACTACCTGGCCACGGCGGTGCCCGGCATGCACGGCACCCAGGCCGTGGTCGCCGTCATCGGCGTCATAGTCCTGGCGCTCGTGAACCTGCGCGGCATCAAGGAGGCCGGCAGCGTGTTTGCCGTGCCGACCTATATCTTCATGTTCTGCATCTTCGCCATGACCGGCGTGGGGCTGTTCCAGGCCGCCACCGGCAGCCTGGGGCGGGCGCCGTCGGCCGACTTCACGATCGTCCCGGAGGCGGCCTTCAACCAGGGCCTGGTGGGCCTTGCCGGGGCGTTCCTGCTGCTGCGCGCGTTCTCCTCCGGTGCCGCGGCCCTGACCGGTGTGGAGGCCATCAGCAACGGCGTGCCGAACTTCAAGAAACCCAAGAGCAAGAACGCCGCCACCACCTTGCTGCTGCTCGGCGCCATGGCCGCCGGCATGATGGCCGGCATCCTGTTCCTGGCCAACGCCACCGGCGTGCACATCGTGGCCGACCCCGCCACCGAATTCCTCGTCAACGGCCAGCCGCCCGCGGCCGGCTACGTGCAAAACCCCTCCATCAGCCAGATCGCCGGCACCATCTTCGGCATCGGCTCCATCCCGTTCTTCATCATCGTGGCCGCCACCGGCGTGATCCTGGTGTTCGCCTCCAACACCGCCTTCAACGGCTTCCCCGTGCTCGCCTCGATCCTGGCCCGCGACGGCTACCTGCCCCGCCAGCTGCGCACCCGCGGGGACCGGCTGGCGTTCAGCAACGGCGTGATCCTGCTGGCCATCGGCGCCCTGGTGCTGATCATTTCCTTCGACGCCGACGTCACAAAGCTGATCCAGCTCTACATCGTGGGCGTGTTCATCTCCTTCACTGCCAGCCAGATCGGCATGGTCCGGCACTGGACGCGGGAACTGCGCACCGTGAAGGACAAGGCCGTCCGGTTCCGCATGAAGCGCTCACGGGTGATCAACAGCGTGGGCTTCTTCATGACGCTGACGGTGCTGATCATCGTGCTGATCACCAAGTTCGAACAGGGCGCCTGGATCGCCCTGCTGGCCATGGCGGTGCTGTTCGCCATCATGTGGAGCATCCACGCCCACTACACGAACGTGGCAAAGGAACTGGCCGTGGAGACGGACTCCACCGTGGGGGCCCTGCCGTCCCGGATCCACGCCATCATCCTGGTCTCGCACGTCCGCAAGCCCGTCATGCGGGCCCTGGCGTTTGCCCGGGCGTCACGGCCGTCGTCGTTGGAGGCCATCACGGTTGATTTGGACCCCGCGGAGACCGAGGCAACCATCGCGGATTGGGACAGGCTCTCCATCCCGGTACCGTTGACTGTGTTGGCGAGCCCGTACCGGGAGACGCTGACACCGCTGATCAGCCACATCAAGGCCATGCGGCGCGACTCTCCGCGCGACCTGATTGTGGTGTACATCCCGGAATACGTGGTGGGCAAATGGTGGGAGCAGCTGGTGCACAACCAGACGGCCCTGCGCATAAAGACGCGATTGCATTTTGAACCCGGCGTCGTGGTGGCGAGCGTGCCCTGGCAGCTCAAGTCCTCCACCGACGCAAAGAAGTACCAAGAATAG